In Elusimicrobiota bacterium, a single genomic region encodes these proteins:
- a CDS encoding LysM peptidoglycan-binding domain-containing protein translates to MKKIVLAAALSGGLALPAWPAQRHTVKKNECLWNLAKKYYGDPFLWEEIARANDVTVKNPELIFPGQMLVVPGVEEKGEKRPSSASSVFAQEEDDTIAQSGAAAAAPDDISSEMPPAMAGQYPSLDRFKAPAGWARDGEVVEFEGREAMSAEGDMVTGKLLGKAGVSKGHRLGVYRRDAPQELDEDQDALYLQRVGRVEVREDLGGGRWKLLILKSSDAVQVGDWLRRFE, encoded by the coding sequence ATGAAAAAAATAGTTTTAGCGGCGGCATTATCCGGAGGGCTGGCGCTTCCCGCCTGGCCGGCGCAGCGGCACACCGTCAAGAAAAATGAGTGCCTTTGGAACCTGGCTAAAAAATACTACGGAGACCCTTTCCTCTGGGAGGAAATCGCCCGGGCCAACGACGTCACGGTGAAGAATCCCGAGCTGATATTTCCCGGGCAGATGTTGGTAGTTCCCGGAGTGGAAGAAAAAGGAGAAAAAAGGCCCTCTTCAGCATCCTCCGTATTTGCGCAGGAAGAGGATGACACTATTGCCCAGTCCGGCGCGGCCGCCGCCGCGCCGGACGACATCTCCAGCGAAATGCCGCCGGCCATGGCCGGCCAGTACCCCTCCTTGGACCGCTTCAAGGCTCCTGCGGGCTGGGCACGGGATGGGGAAGTGGTCGAGTTCGAGGGCCGCGAGGCCATGTCGGCGGAGGGAGACATGGTGACCGGCAAGCTACTTGGCAAGGCCGGGGTGTCCAAGGGACATCGGCTCGGGGTGTACCGCCGGGACGCTCCCCAGGAGCTCGACGAGGACCAGGACGCCCTGTATCTGCAAAGGGTCGGACGGGTCGAGGTTCGGGAGGACTTGGGAGGGGGGCGTTGGAAGCTCCTCATACTTAAGTCCAGCGACGCGGTCCAGGTTGGGGATTGGCTTCGGAGGTTTGAATGA
- a CDS encoding EutN/CcmL family microcompartment protein, with translation MFIAEVIGNVWGTRKHKSLTGRRLLLVRPIDPVSKEPLGEAILALDGGVGSGPGSVVLVVDEGGSARSIIKDDKAPVRAVICAIVDQVISCGRVKRYA, from the coding sequence ATGTTCATCGCAGAGGTCATCGGCAATGTTTGGGGCACGCGCAAGCACAAGTCATTGACCGGCAGACGGCTTCTTTTGGTCAGGCCCATAGACCCCGTCAGCAAAGAGCCCCTGGGCGAGGCCATCCTTGCCTTGGACGGCGGGGTCGGCTCCGGCCCGGGCAGCGTGGTTTTGGTCGTTGACGAGGGGGGATCGGCCCGTTCGATCATCAAGGACGACAAGGCCCCGGTGCGGGCCGTGATCTGCGCCATCGTGGATCAGGTGATCTCGTGCGGGCGGGTGAAACGCTATGCGTGA
- a CDS encoding BMC domain-containing protein gives MQANIAVGLIEASSIAKGVEAADAMCKAASIKLVRTQVLARGKYVILVSGPVGEVESALRAGRAVAGGALIDEVIIRNIHAAVLAALDKRIAVESLEAVGIIETKDSIAAVRAADAAAKAAAVHVLEVKTVVGGGKGYVSLAGEPAAVRSAVAAGVSAVPAAMLIGHVVIPQADSQMLAAVGK, from the coding sequence ATGCAAGCCAATATCGCGGTGGGACTCATCGAAGCCTCCTCGATCGCCAAGGGCGTGGAGGCGGCCGACGCCATGTGCAAGGCCGCCTCTATCAAGCTCGTCAGGACCCAGGTCCTGGCCCGCGGCAAGTACGTGATCCTCGTTTCGGGCCCTGTGGGAGAGGTCGAGTCGGCCTTGAGGGCCGGCCGCGCCGTGGCGGGGGGCGCTTTGATCGACGAGGTGATCATCCGCAATATCCACGCCGCCGTCCTGGCCGCCCTCGACAAGAGGATCGCGGTGGAATCCCTGGAAGCCGTCGGAATCATCGAAACCAAGGACTCCATCGCCGCGGTCCGCGCGGCGGACGCCGCGGCCAAGGCCGCCGCGGTCCATGTCCTCGAGGTCAAGACCGTGGTGGGGGGAGGCAAGGGCTACGTGAGCCTAGCCGGAGAGCCGGCGGCCGTGCGCTCGGCCGTGGCGGCCGGGGTCTCGGCGGTGCCCGCGGCGATGCTCATCGGCCATGTGGTGATCCCCCAGGCCGACTCCCAGATGCTGGCGGCGGTGGGCAAGTGA
- a CDS encoding RpiB/LacA/LacB family sugar-phosphate isomerase has product MKIVLGSDHGGFSAKELVKRRLQKAGHEVSDFGCHSLEAVDYPDVALLAGEAVARGDFDKAVLLDGFGGAVALAANKIPGVRAVAAYNSVSARFAAAHDDANVLCLGGKTHGEAALMEMLDVFFSTPFEGGRHERRLAKIAEIEKKYARAG; this is encoded by the coding sequence GTGAAAATCGTCTTGGGCTCGGACCACGGGGGCTTTTCGGCCAAGGAACTCGTCAAGAGGCGCCTGCAGAAGGCCGGCCACGAGGTCTCGGATTTCGGCTGCCATTCCCTGGAGGCCGTGGACTATCCCGACGTGGCTTTGCTTGCAGGCGAAGCCGTGGCGCGCGGGGATTTCGACAAGGCCGTGCTCCTGGACGGCTTCGGCGGGGCCGTGGCCCTGGCCGCCAACAAGATTCCGGGCGTTCGCGCGGTGGCGGCCTACAACTCCGTCTCGGCGCGCTTCGCCGCGGCCCACGATGACGCCAACGTCCTGTGTCTTGGGGGAAAAACCCATGGGGAGGCGGCCCTCATGGAGATGCTCGACGTCTTCTTTTCCACGCCCTTCGAGGGCGGCCGCCACGAAAGGCGCCTGGCCAAGATCGCGGAGATCGAGAAAAAATACGCGAGGGCCGGATGA
- a CDS encoding ethanolamine utilization protein EutN, which yields MKLARVVGRVFCSRQEPKIEGKKLLLIEPLRWEDGQVSGPPLVAADAVGAGASENVFWVAAREAVVAFDDEPCVDAAVVGIVDGHQTKGSRARR from the coding sequence ATGAAGCTCGCCCGCGTGGTCGGCCGAGTGTTCTGCTCGCGGCAGGAGCCCAAGATAGAGGGAAAGAAACTCCTTCTCATCGAGCCCCTGCGCTGGGAGGACGGGCAGGTTTCCGGGCCGCCCCTGGTGGCCGCGGACGCGGTCGGGGCGGGAGCCAGCGAGAACGTTTTTTGGGTAGCGGCCCGCGAGGCCGTCGTCGCCTTCGACGACGAGCCCTGCGTGGACGCGGCCGTCGTGGGGATCGTGGACGGCCATCAAACCAAGGGCTCGCGCGCCAGGCGCTGA
- the pduL gene encoding phosphate propanoyltransferase has translation MERSKSPIPVGVSNRHAHFTQEHWDALFGKARQPRKFRSVKQPGFWACYETVAVEGPKGKIENVRLIAPHRPKTQIEISQTDAQALGLRPPIRDSGKLEGSAPVRVIGPAGTLEIKEGLIIARRHIHFHPLEAQAMGIKDGEVVRVRAGVGGPRELVFEQVLCRISDQFSLEFHLDTDEANAAWIKNGEKVNIA, from the coding sequence ATGGAGCGCTCCAAGAGCCCGATACCGGTCGGGGTCTCCAACCGCCACGCGCATTTCACCCAGGAGCATTGGGACGCGCTTTTCGGCAAGGCCCGCCAGCCTAGGAAATTCCGCTCGGTCAAGCAGCCCGGGTTCTGGGCCTGCTACGAAACAGTGGCCGTGGAGGGGCCCAAGGGCAAGATCGAGAACGTGCGCTTGATCGCCCCCCACCGCCCCAAGACCCAGATCGAGATTTCACAGACCGACGCGCAGGCTTTGGGCCTGCGCCCTCCCATCCGCGACTCGGGCAAACTCGAGGGCTCGGCCCCGGTGCGCGTGATCGGCCCGGCAGGGACGCTCGAGATCAAAGAGGGCCTCATCATCGCCCGGCGGCACATTCATTTTCACCCGCTCGAGGCCCAGGCCATGGGCATCAAGGACGGGGAGGTCGTGCGGGTCCGAGCCGGCGTGGGCGGGCCCCGGGAGCTCGTTTTCGAGCAGGTGCTGTGCCGGATCTCGGACCAATTCAGCCTCGAGTTCCATTTGGACACGGACGAGGCCAACGCGGCCTGGATCAAGAACGGAGAGAAGGTCAACATCGCATGA
- a CDS encoding triose-phosphate isomerase translates to MRRPLIAGNWKMHLTLAQSVELARAVKEGAAGSPGEVALCVPFTALSVVAETLEGGSVRLGAQDVFWESQGAFTGEISPAQLVDAGCQMVLIGHSERRRLFGDTNEAVQKKLKSALAAGLVPIVCVGETLEERESQKTFRVLEAQMKALEGFAPQEISRLIVAYEPVWAIGTGRTATPAQAQEAHLFIRKNAAKLYGEGFASGLRILYGGSVKAENADSLMAQPDIDGALVGGESLKPISFLRIVHFRNN, encoded by the coding sequence TTGCGCCGACCCCTCATCGCCGGAAACTGGAAAATGCACCTCACCTTGGCCCAATCCGTGGAGCTGGCGCGCGCGGTCAAGGAGGGGGCGGCGGGCTCTCCCGGAGAGGTCGCCCTTTGCGTTCCCTTCACCGCGCTTTCGGTCGTCGCCGAAACGCTCGAGGGAGGCTCCGTGCGCCTGGGGGCCCAGGATGTTTTTTGGGAAAGCCAGGGGGCCTTCACCGGGGAGATTTCCCCTGCCCAGCTCGTGGATGCCGGCTGCCAGATGGTCCTCATAGGCCATAGCGAGCGCCGCAGGCTCTTTGGGGACACGAACGAGGCCGTGCAGAAGAAGCTTAAAAGCGCCTTGGCGGCGGGGCTTGTCCCCATCGTCTGCGTCGGCGAGACCTTGGAGGAGCGAGAGTCTCAGAAAACCTTCCGCGTGCTCGAGGCCCAGATGAAGGCTTTGGAAGGGTTTGCCCCACAGGAAATTTCGCGCCTCATAGTCGCCTACGAGCCGGTCTGGGCCATCGGCACGGGCCGCACCGCCACCCCGGCCCAGGCCCAGGAAGCCCACCTTTTCATCCGCAAGAACGCGGCCAAGCTTTACGGAGAAGGCTTCGCATCGGGCCTGCGCATCCTCTATGGGGGCTCGGTCAAGGCGGAGAACGCGGATTCCTTGATGGCCCAGCCCGATATCGATGGGGCCTTGGTCGGGGGAGAGAGCTTGAAGCCCATCTCGTTTTTGCGCATCGTTCACTTTCGGAATAATTAA
- a CDS encoding EutN/CcmL family microcompartment protein, which produces MIFARVTGNVVCTLKDPKLIGSKLMLAQPVDLSDNPKGNPLVAVDSVGAGEGELVLLVQGSSARQTSRTSGSPVDAVIFAIVDSVEQGGKIVFRKSSDPVHAAR; this is translated from the coding sequence ATGATTTTCGCACGAGTCACCGGCAACGTCGTCTGCACCCTGAAGGACCCGAAGCTCATCGGGTCCAAGCTCATGCTGGCGCAGCCCGTCGACCTATCCGACAATCCCAAGGGGAACCCCTTGGTGGCGGTGGACTCCGTGGGAGCGGGGGAGGGTGAACTCGTGCTGCTCGTCCAGGGCTCGAGCGCGCGCCAAACCTCGCGGACTTCCGGGAGTCCCGTGGACGCCGTGATCTTCGCCATCGTGGACTCGGTGGAGCAAGGCGGCAAGATCGTCTTCAGGAAATCAAGCGACCCCGTCCATGCGGCCAGATGA
- the dprA gene encoding DNA-protecting protein DprA, translating to MTEEEVLAIWLRLNAQPVLGPDDVRELLSRVPMEEIFRVPPRDLAGLSGLSLDAIERFRDCARGFDAASEFEACRRQGVGLLVSGRPGYPELLRSTADSPLVLYVRGNLDCAKGFPVAFVGSRTPTPYGRRMVQRLAGQAAASGHTVVSGLARGIDTEAHRSAIKESGVTWAVLGSGLGRVYPPENKALARSIEASGGAVISEFPLDAPPLGAHFPRRNRIVSGLSWAVVVIEGREHSGSLITARLGISQGREVFAVPGPADSPLSEAPHLLISQGARLARSLDDIQEELPPAARAGFRRVFQGHRSNEELAPEHQKILQYLGPDAYTLDELGNATGIDLSRLSHIICQLELADLVSSVPGQRYAKKGI from the coding sequence GTGACCGAGGAGGAGGTGCTGGCAATCTGGCTGCGCCTCAACGCCCAGCCCGTACTCGGCCCGGACGATGTCCGGGAGCTCCTGAGCCGCGTGCCTATGGAGGAAATTTTTCGGGTCCCGCCCCGGGATTTGGCGGGCCTTTCCGGGCTTTCATTGGATGCCATCGAGCGTTTCCGGGATTGCGCTCGGGGCTTCGACGCAGCCTCCGAGTTCGAGGCCTGCCGTCGGCAGGGCGTTGGCCTCCTCGTTTCCGGCCGGCCAGGGTATCCGGAGCTCCTGCGATCCACGGCGGACAGCCCCCTTGTCCTCTACGTGAGGGGGAATCTCGACTGCGCCAAGGGCTTCCCAGTGGCTTTCGTGGGAAGCCGAACCCCCACGCCTTACGGCCGGCGCATGGTCCAGAGGCTGGCGGGGCAGGCCGCGGCCAGCGGCCATACGGTGGTCAGTGGGCTTGCCCGGGGCATAGACACGGAAGCTCATCGGTCGGCTATTAAGGAAAGCGGCGTTACCTGGGCGGTCCTGGGCTCCGGGCTCGGCCGGGTCTATCCGCCCGAGAACAAGGCCTTGGCCAGGTCCATAGAGGCCTCCGGCGGGGCGGTGATCAGCGAATTCCCGCTCGATGCCCCGCCCCTAGGCGCTCATTTTCCCCGAAGGAACAGGATCGTCTCGGGCTTGAGTTGGGCGGTGGTGGTGATCGAGGGCCGGGAGCATTCCGGCTCTCTGATCACGGCGCGCTTGGGGATTAGCCAGGGGCGAGAGGTTTTCGCGGTGCCGGGGCCGGCCGACTCGCCCCTGAGCGAGGCCCCGCACCTTTTGATCTCCCAGGGGGCTAGGCTTGCCCGGTCCTTGGACGACATCCAAGAAGAGCTTCCTCCGGCCGCCCGGGCCGGCTTTCGCCGAGTCTTTCAGGGGCACCGTTCCAACGAGGAATTGGCTCCGGAACACCAAAAAATCCTACAATATCTCGGTCCTGACGCCTACACCCTGGATGAGCTGGGCAACGCCACGGGTATTGACTTATCCCGGCTATCCCATATAATTTGCCAGTTGGAATTGGCGGATTTGGTTTCCTCTGTTCCGGGACAGCGCTATGCCAAAAAAGGAATCTAA
- a CDS encoding tetratricopeptide repeat protein — MRIYVLIVLSLWGAYYYATRKVQFKFHDSLEYAKKNPQAKWAPSLDYYVGMAYYQRSEYPQAQEAFTQLLTDYPTSQYAPKALLYLAEVAERNSDWEAAKAALSRFIDKNPDNPKAETMKKKLELIKYHHP, encoded by the coding sequence ATGAGAATCTACGTTTTAATCGTGTTGTCCTTGTGGGGGGCTTACTACTACGCGACGCGGAAGGTCCAGTTCAAGTTTCACGACTCCTTGGAGTACGCCAAGAAGAATCCCCAGGCCAAGTGGGCGCCGAGCCTGGATTATTACGTGGGCATGGCCTACTACCAGCGCAGCGAATATCCTCAGGCCCAGGAGGCCTTCACCCAGCTCTTGACGGATTATCCGACGTCGCAGTACGCCCCCAAGGCCCTGCTTTACTTGGCCGAGGTGGCGGAGCGCAACAGCGACTGGGAGGCGGCCAAGGCCGCGCTCTCCCGCTTCATTGATAAGAACCCCGACAACCCGAAGGCCGAGACCATGAAGAAGAAGCTGGAACTCATCAAATACCACCACCCATGA
- a CDS encoding BMC domain-containing protein — MTALGMIETRGLVACIEAADAAVKAADVRIVGYEKVGTGLVTVLFRGEVAAAKAACDAGAAAAQKVGELIAVHVIPQPHPDLEGKMPISLAENLSRRK, encoded by the coding sequence ATGACTGCATTAGGAATGATCGAGACGCGCGGATTGGTGGCGTGCATTGAGGCCGCGGATGCGGCCGTGAAGGCCGCCGACGTTAGGATCGTGGGCTACGAGAAGGTGGGAACGGGGCTTGTCACCGTGCTGTTCCGGGGAGAGGTCGCCGCGGCCAAGGCCGCCTGCGACGCCGGCGCCGCTGCGGCCCAGAAGGTCGGGGAGCTCATCGCCGTGCACGTGATTCCCCAGCCGCATCCGGACTTGGAGGGGAAGATGCCCATCTCCTTGGCCGAGAACCTGAGCCGCAGGAAATGA
- a CDS encoding YifB family Mg chelatase-like AAA ATPase: MLSCVHSAGVKGVEGYSVLVQLDLANGLPGYTTVGLPDNAVRESRERVVSALRNSGYRMPSKRITVNLAPAQSRKEGTHYDLPIALALLSASRQILMGPCSKDYCFIGELGLDGALVPVPGVLAMALEAKAKGFKVLVVPLGNAREASASGLQVYAIRHLREAVARMTGDSPAQEEVSEEDALEDSASPCGDLADVKGQVLAKRALEIAAAGGHNLLLIGPPGIGKSMLASRLIGLLPPLSRQESLEVSRIYSVSGKLPCGGLVRQRPFRAPHHQSSAVSLTGGGPASRPGEASLAHAGVLFLDELAEFSRPALEALRQPLESFEVTVTRAREALIYPARFLLAAATNPCPCGWRGHPRKECVCTPAMLRKYLAKFSGPLLDRIDLHVEMAPLDFEEWAASSPTASAGETTKKVRLRVAKARDIQRERLAGVWGLNAYIPAKDLQRRCRLQGEALGLLEKASRKWNLSARSLDRLLKVSRTIADLEGNPGIEVRHLAEAMQFKGLERLLGGV; the protein is encoded by the coding sequence ATGCTGTCTTGCGTGCATTCCGCCGGGGTCAAGGGAGTCGAGGGCTATTCGGTCCTCGTGCAGCTTGACTTGGCCAACGGCCTGCCGGGCTACACCACGGTCGGACTGCCGGACAACGCGGTGCGCGAGTCTCGCGAGCGGGTGGTTTCCGCCTTGCGCAATTCCGGCTACCGCATGCCTTCCAAGCGCATCACCGTGAATCTGGCTCCGGCCCAATCGCGCAAGGAAGGTACGCATTACGACCTCCCTATCGCCTTGGCCCTGCTGTCCGCCTCGCGTCAAATTTTGATGGGACCTTGCTCCAAGGACTACTGCTTTATCGGAGAGCTCGGCTTGGACGGGGCCTTGGTGCCGGTGCCGGGTGTGCTGGCCATGGCCCTGGAGGCCAAAGCCAAGGGCTTCAAGGTCCTGGTCGTGCCCTTGGGGAACGCGAGGGAAGCTTCCGCTTCCGGGCTCCAGGTTTACGCAATAAGGCATTTACGCGAGGCGGTGGCGCGCATGACCGGGGATTCCCCGGCCCAGGAGGAAGTCTCCGAGGAGGACGCCCTGGAGGACTCCGCGAGCCCCTGCGGCGACCTCGCCGACGTGAAAGGGCAGGTCTTGGCCAAGAGAGCCCTCGAGATCGCGGCGGCCGGGGGGCATAATCTGCTTCTCATCGGCCCGCCGGGAATCGGCAAGTCCATGCTCGCTTCCAGGCTCATCGGCTTGCTTCCGCCTTTAAGCCGGCAGGAGTCCTTGGAGGTTTCCAGGATCTATTCCGTCAGCGGCAAGCTCCCGTGCGGGGGGCTTGTCCGTCAAAGGCCGTTCCGGGCCCCGCACCATCAGTCCTCGGCGGTTTCCTTGACCGGGGGCGGTCCGGCCTCCAGGCCAGGCGAGGCTTCCCTGGCTCACGCCGGGGTGCTCTTCCTCGATGAGTTGGCCGAGTTTTCCCGGCCGGCCCTGGAGGCCTTGCGCCAGCCCTTGGAGAGCTTCGAGGTGACCGTGACCCGGGCCAGGGAGGCCTTGATTTATCCGGCCCGCTTCCTGCTGGCCGCGGCCACCAACCCTTGCCCCTGCGGCTGGCGCGGCCATCCCAGGAAGGAATGCGTCTGTACCCCGGCCATGCTGCGCAAGTATCTGGCGAAATTCTCGGGCCCCCTTTTGGATCGCATCGACTTGCACGTCGAGATGGCTCCTCTCGACTTCGAGGAATGGGCGGCCTCATCGCCCACGGCGTCCGCAGGTGAAACCACGAAGAAGGTTCGCCTGCGCGTGGCCAAGGCCCGGGACATCCAAAGGGAGCGCCTCGCGGGCGTCTGGGGCCTCAACGCCTACATTCCGGCCAAGGACTTGCAGCGCCGCTGTCGCCTGCAAGGCGAAGCCTTGGGCCTGCTGGAGAAGGCCAGCCGCAAGTGGAATTTGAGCGCGCGCAGCCTCGACCGCCTGCTCAAGGTCTCCAGGACCATCGCCGACTTGGAGGGAAATCCCGGGATCGAGGTCCGTCATTTGGCCGAGGCCATGCAATTCAAGGGTCTGGAAAGGCTGTTAGGAGGGGTATGA
- a CDS encoding aldehyde dehydrogenase, whose amino-acid sequence MRPDEIALIVGEVLKRLEAGSASGGALAVLSAAAGDPVAHSSVDGAVAAAQRAQEAFQELGLEARRKVIEAMRKAAVAAAERLARLAREETGMGREADKVQKNLVCALRTPGVEDLKSLAYTGDKGLTLVEYAPYGVVAAVTPSTNPAATVINNSISILSAGNAVVFAPHPAAAKCSAEAMRVLSQAAVEAGAPPGLISTVAPASQEFTRALLAHPAVSVNLVTGGPAIVKVAMTTGKACKTIAAGPGNPPAVVDETAQFPKCAADIVTGASFDNNVLCTAEKEVIVTAAARERFLESLRRDSRAWELKPSQADAVTRLVIQEGGRGCKEPRLNREFVGRDARVIARAAGLDVPESVRILWAEVPNDHPLVWTEQLMPVLPVTAAPDVDKAIELAREAEGGNRHTASMHSMNVDHLTRMGRRMQCSIYVKNAPTFYGLGMGEGYASMSIGTPTGDGLTKASHFARPLHCSLVGYFRIC is encoded by the coding sequence ATGCGGCCAGATGAGATAGCCCTCATCGTGGGCGAGGTCTTAAAGCGTCTGGAGGCGGGTTCCGCCTCCGGGGGAGCCTTGGCCGTGCTTTCCGCCGCGGCCGGCGATCCCGTGGCGCACTCTAGCGTGGACGGGGCCGTGGCCGCCGCGCAAAGGGCGCAGGAGGCCTTCCAAGAGCTGGGCTTGGAGGCCCGCCGAAAGGTCATCGAGGCCATGAGAAAGGCCGCGGTCGCCGCCGCCGAACGCCTGGCCCGCCTTGCCCGAGAGGAAACCGGAATGGGCCGTGAGGCGGACAAGGTCCAGAAAAACCTTGTCTGCGCCCTGAGGACCCCCGGCGTGGAGGATTTGAAGTCCCTGGCCTACACCGGAGACAAGGGCCTGACCTTGGTCGAGTACGCGCCCTACGGGGTCGTGGCCGCGGTGACCCCCTCGACCAACCCCGCGGCCACGGTGATCAACAACTCGATTTCCATCCTCTCGGCGGGCAACGCCGTGGTGTTCGCGCCCCATCCCGCCGCGGCCAAGTGCTCGGCCGAGGCCATGAGGGTCTTGAGCCAAGCCGCCGTGGAGGCGGGGGCGCCCCCTGGGCTTATCTCGACCGTGGCCCCGGCCTCTCAGGAATTCACCCGCGCCCTTTTGGCTCATCCCGCGGTGAGCGTCAACCTCGTGACCGGGGGGCCGGCCATAGTCAAGGTCGCCATGACCACGGGGAAGGCCTGCAAGACCATCGCCGCGGGCCCGGGAAATCCTCCCGCCGTGGTGGATGAGACCGCTCAATTTCCGAAATGCGCCGCCGACATCGTGACCGGCGCCTCCTTCGACAATAACGTTCTCTGCACGGCCGAGAAGGAAGTGATCGTGACCGCCGCGGCGCGGGAGAGGTTTCTCGAGTCCCTGCGCCGGGACTCACGCGCCTGGGAGCTCAAGCCCTCCCAGGCGGACGCCGTGACTCGCCTCGTGATCCAGGAGGGAGGACGCGGCTGCAAGGAGCCGAGGCTCAACCGGGAGTTCGTGGGTCGTGACGCCCGCGTCATCGCCCGGGCCGCGGGCCTCGACGTCCCGGAAAGCGTGCGCATCCTTTGGGCCGAGGTCCCCAACGACCATCCCCTGGTTTGGACCGAGCAGCTCATGCCCGTCCTGCCGGTGACCGCGGCCCCCGACGTGGACAAGGCCATAGAGCTTGCCCGAGAGGCGGAGGGCGGCAACCGCCATACGGCCTCCATGCACTCCATGAACGTGGACCATTTGACCCGCATGGGCCGGCGCATGCAGTGCTCGATTTACGTCAAGAACGCTCCGACCTTTTACGGGCTTGGCATGGGGGAGGGCTACGCCTCCATGTCCATAGGCACGCCCACGGGGGACGGCCTCACCAAGGCCTCCCATTTCGCCCGGCCGCTTCATTGCAGCCTGGTCGGCTACTTTCGCATCTGTTGA
- a CDS encoding BMC domain-containing protein, with protein MREALGLVETKGFVGMIEASDAMAKSAKVRLLGYEKVGSGLVTTLCRGEVGAVRAAVDAAAAAAQKVGELVAVHVIPRPHDDLEKYLDQISIKLAR; from the coding sequence ATTCGCGAGGCGTTGGGGCTTGTGGAAACCAAGGGTTTTGTGGGCATGATCGAGGCTTCGGACGCCATGGCCAAATCCGCCAAGGTCAGGCTCTTGGGCTACGAGAAGGTGGGCAGCGGCCTAGTGACCACTTTGTGCCGGGGCGAGGTCGGAGCCGTGCGCGCGGCGGTGGACGCGGCCGCGGCCGCGGCTCAAAAGGTGGGAGAGCTCGTGGCCGTGCACGTGATTCCGCGGCCTCATGACGACCTTGAGAAATACCTCGACCAGATCTCAATCAAGCTGGCGCGCTGA
- the deoC gene encoding deoxyribose-phosphate aldolase — protein MGRKPASLAPKPAEREDCCPHCEPLARCSESDLKALGADRVAACHPTKACSSVARCVDHTMLKPNATQEEIAKLCAEAKEFCFASVCVNPSYVPLAAQLLRGSGVKVCTVVGFPLGSTTSTVKAVEARDAMANGADEIDMVINVGALKSGNDAAVFEDIRTVREAARGRVLKVILETALLSQDEKTRACLLAKKAGADFVKTSTGFGGGGASVEDVRLMRQTVGPLMGVKASGGIRDAKAAQAMLEAGATRLGTSASVAIVTDAADSGEKKGY, from the coding sequence ATGGGACGTAAACCCGCTTCCCTCGCGCCCAAACCGGCCGAGCGCGAGGACTGCTGCCCGCATTGCGAGCCCCTGGCCCGCTGCAGCGAGAGCGACCTCAAGGCCTTGGGGGCCGACCGCGTGGCGGCCTGCCATCCGACCAAGGCCTGCTCCTCGGTGGCGCGCTGCGTGGACCACACCATGCTCAAGCCCAACGCCACCCAGGAGGAGATCGCCAAGCTCTGCGCCGAGGCCAAGGAATTCTGCTTTGCCTCGGTCTGCGTCAACCCGAGCTACGTGCCCTTGGCGGCCCAGCTTCTGAGGGGCAGCGGGGTGAAGGTGTGCACGGTGGTGGGCTTTCCCCTGGGCTCGACCACCTCCACGGTCAAGGCCGTAGAGGCCCGCGACGCCATGGCCAACGGGGCCGACGAAATAGACATGGTCATCAACGTTGGGGCCTTGAAATCGGGCAACGACGCCGCGGTTTTCGAGGACATCCGGACCGTGCGCGAGGCCGCTCGGGGCCGCGTGCTCAAGGTGATCCTGGAAACGGCCCTTCTTTCCCAAGATGAAAAGACGAGGGCCTGTCTTCTCGCCAAGAAGGCGGGAGCCGATTTCGTGAAGACATCCACCGGTTTCGGGGGCGGGGGCGCCTCCGTGGAGGACGTGCGCCTCATGCGCCAGACCGTGGGGCCTTTGATGGGCGTCAAGGCGTCGGGAGGCATCCGCGACGCCAAGGCGGCCCAGGCGATGCTGGAGGCAGGGGCGACCCGTTTGGGCACCTCCGCCAGTGTTGCCATCGTCACGGATGCCGCAGACTCGGGGGAGAAAAAGGGGTACTGA
- a CDS encoding helix-turn-helix transcriptional regulator — protein sequence MNADTFEGKVGQAMGLQGLTLRGLCRAADLDPSFFSKVLAGKRSPPWDEAVLRRLAEVLQLDPVELILSTGRLPSEWRVLLGNPRILSQARRLLRDDIGEELL from the coding sequence ATGAACGCGGACACTTTTGAAGGAAAGGTCGGACAAGCCATGGGGCTCCAGGGGCTCACTTTGCGGGGCCTCTGCCGGGCCGCTGATCTCGATCCGTCGTTCTTTTCCAAGGTCTTGGCCGGCAAGCGTAGCCCGCCCTGGGACGAGGCGGTTCTGAGGCGCTTGGCCGAGGTGCTCCAATTGGACCCGGTCGAGCTCATCCTCTCCACGGGGCGCCTGCCGAGCGAATGGCGGGTTTTGCTGGGAAATCCTAGGATTTTGAGCCAAGCTCGCCGGCTGCTGAGGGATGATATAGGCGAGGAGCTTCTGTGA